The Leptolyngbya iicbica LK region TCACCGCGACATTTTTCTTAGCGGTCTCCCCAGAAATTTGGGGGGCACTGGCGGTCGCGGCGGCGATATCTGGCGCGTTGTTTTCAATCGTGCTGAGGAATTCGGCCCCAGACGCGAGGATGGCCGTTTCGCCTGCTTGATACAGTTCCACGGCGCGGCGATGACCTTGAGTCAACACTTCACGAGGCAAGAGTTCTTGCTGATACAGATCCGTCCAGTATTGAAATACCGCTTTGCCCTCGGGGGTGTTGAAGGCCGCGTTGCCCTGGTCATCCACCAACGGTACGCCCATTTGCACAAAGGATTGCAGCACGTCAGCCGCATCTTCGGGCACAAAGGAGATAAAGAAGGCGTACTTGCCGGTGGCGTCTTTGATTTGCTGAGCGGCGGTGGCCAATTCCTCATAGGTGGTCGGCGGCTCGGTGATGCCCGCTGCTTCAAACAACTCTGTGTTGTATAGGGTGACGCGGGTGGTGAGATACCACGGCAACCCAAAGCTCTCGCCATTTAGGGTATTGGCTTGCCAAATCTTATCGAGGTACAGCGATTTTTCTGCTGGCGAGATGCGATCGTCCAGCGGCAACCACGCCTGTTTGCTCGCGAGTTGCGACGCGAAATCGGGGTTCAAATTCACCACATCAGGGGCGGTCCCGGCGGACACTGCCGTGAGAATTTTGCTTTGCATATCGCCCCAGGGCACATCGATCCACCGGACGGTGATGCCGGGGTTCTCCGCTTCAAAGTTGGCAATCAGCTCGTTGAAATAGTCGGTGAAATCGGGCTGCAACTGCATGGTCCAAAACTCCACCTCTTGGGAGCCGTCGGCGCTGGACTCGGAGGTGGCTGAGGGATTGCCGCAGCTGATCAGCCAACTCATCAGCACGCCCAGTAGCATGAGCAGGCCAAAACGTTTCCAGAAACGGGGGAGGGTGGACATGGTGGAGTCGGGGAATGGGTGGATGAGAGGGCAGATGCGGTTGAGTGTGAGGGGCCGAGTGCGGCGATCGCAGTGCTTAACTCTGCACTAACAGGCCACCTAAAAGCCTAAAGCAAAACTTGCACTTTGCTGGCGCAGGCGATCGCTCTTTCCTTGGCCTCCTCGACGGAATCGCCCAGAGCGAGCGCCACGCCCATGCGGCGGTTGAGGTGACAGCGAGGTTTACCAAAGAGGCGGACTTTGCTGGTGGGCACGCTGAGGGCTTCAGCCACCCCGGCATAGCGAGGCTGATTGCTCGAGCCGGGAGCGAGAATCACCGCCGACGCACCTGGTTGCAATAGTTCAATCTGGCCGATGGGCAAGCCGGTAATGGCGCGGACATGGAGCTCAAACTCCGACATGTTTTGGCTGACCATCGTCACCATACCCGTGTCGTGGGGGCGCGGACTGACTTCGCTGAAATACACCATTTGAGGCTGATCGGGCGACCCGGCAATGAACAGTTCCACGCCAAAGAGGCCCCACCCGCCAAGGGCGTCGGTGATTTGGCCAGCGACCCGCTGACATTCGGCCACGGTGTCGGGATGTAGGCCGCAGGGCTGCCAAGATTCGCGATAGTCGCCGTCTTCTTGGCGGTGCCCAATGGGGGGACAAAAGAAGGTGCCGTCTTGGGCGCGCACCGTGAGCAGGGTAATTTCGGTTTCAAATTCGATGAAGCCTTCGACGATGACGCGCTGGACTTTGCCGCGTCCAGCGCTGTAGGCGTAGTCCCAAGCGGCGTCAATGTCTTCGGGCGATCGCACTAAGCTTTGGCCTTTACCGGATGAACTCATGATGGGCTTCACCACGCAGGGCAACCCAATGGCCTCGACGGCGGCGCGATACTCCGCCAGCGTGCCCGCAAATTGATAGGGGGAGGTGCGCAGTTGGAGTTCCTCGGCGGCGAGGCGACGAATGCCCTCGCGGTTCATGGTGAGTCGCGTGGCTTTGGCGGTGGGGACGACGGTCCAGCCTTCCGCTTCCAGCGCGACTAGCGTGTCGGTGGCGATCGCCTCCACCTCTGGCACGATCAAATCGGGTTTTTCTTGTTCGATCAATTGGCGCACGCGATCGCCATCCAGCATATCGATGACATGAAAACGATGGGCCATCTGCATCGCTGGCGCATGGGCATAGGCGTCTGCCGCGATGACTTCCCAGCCCAGGCGCATCGCTTCGAGGGCGACCTCGCGCCCTAACTCCCCAGACCCCAGCAGTAGCAAGCGTTTTGCCCCTGCCAAGGTAGGCGTTCCCCAAGTTGTACCCGCTTCTTGTGCCACAGTTTTGCTTCTTACCTCACACCAATAGACGTTTAAATCTCAGATTTTTGCAGATTTTTTCTATATTAAATGGTTCACTTTTGAAAATTGTGTGTAACATCTCAGGTGAACTGACTAATCCATTCGTATTTACGACGTGATTGGTCAGGTAAAAATGAGTCGTTTAGACGCGAGCCGAACATCATTCTTCGGGTCGCCTATTCGAATAGCGACTCAGCATATCGGGTGCAGTGATTTCACTTGATTTGGTGGAGACTGATCAAATTAAGTTAGCGCAATGGTCTACAGGAAAAAGACAGTTTGCCTGACCAAAACGGTGCCCAACCTCGTTGGTGTTGCTCAGCTTATACGTTGGAGAACAGCCACTGCGAGAGGCCTTTGAGCGTGGCCACTGAACACGGTGATTACCCTCTAATTGACCGCTCGTTTCTTACGGTTTGTATCTTGTTTATTGCTGTGGCAATTCTGACTTAAATTGTGTACCATACGTCAGCACAATTTTGGTGAATCTCCATCTTGCATGTGCAGTCATGGAGGATTGCTGATCATTCGTTATGGATAACGAAGGCATAAACGGAGACGGCGGTGAATATCATTCAGTCCCTATTTTCATCTAAGCGTCAGAGTGTAGGCATTGAGCTTACGCCTGAGCGAGTCAATCTTGCCCGGGTACGCAAACAGGGGCAAAAGCTCAAACTTGAGACGAGAACCTCGGTGGAATTGCCAGAAGGTGCATTTCAAGAAGGGCAAATTATTGACTCTCCGGCAGTCGCCGAGGCCATTCAGACAGGGCTGGCCGATAGCCGTATTAAGGTGAAATACGCCACAACTGCGATTCCAGGGCGAGCGATTACCCGCGTTATTCCGGTGCCTTCGGAGTTGGATGAAGACGAACTGCGGGAAATGGTGCTGAACCAAGAAGCCAGTTTGTATTTGCCTTTTCCGCGGGAAGAAGCGGATGTTGACTATCAAAAGCTTGGCTTTTTTGTCGATGAAGATGGGATTGAAAAAGTCCAAGTTCTGTTAGTGGCGGTGCGTAAAGAAGTTACGGACAGTTATGTCGAGACTTTTCAGCAGGCCGGAATTAATCTGGCAGTCTTGGAAACTTCAAGTTTTGCGCTGATTCGCACCATCCGGGATCAGTTGCGACAGTTCACTCCTCAAGAGGCTGCCGCTATTGTTGATATCGGGTTTGAAAGCACTGAAATTTCCATTGTCGTGGATGGGATTCCACATTTCTCTCGGTCGGTGCCGATTGGGACTTTTCAGATTCAAGGAGCGCTGAGTCGAGCGATGAATTTGCCGCCCTCGCGCAATACTGATTTGCTCAAAGGGATGACGGTGCCGACAACGCCGATGGATACTGTGGGGTCGCCCCAGCCGATTTCTGGCGGTGCTTCGAATCCAGGGACTGCGGCCATGCTGCGGATTTTGGGAGAGCTATCGGATGAGCTGCGGCGCTCGATTGATTTTTATCTCAATCAAGCGGAAGACATGGAAGTTGCGCAGTTATTGCTAGCGGGGTCGGGAGCGGCGATCGGGCAGTTGGATGAGTTTTTTGCTCAGCGCCTGAGTTTGCCCGCTAGCCAGGTTGATCCGGTGGCGGCGTTGTCCTTAGAGCTGGCAGAAGAGATTGAAGAAGAGGAGCGACCTGGTTTGGCGACGGTGATTGGTCTTGGGCTCAGAGAGGTTTAATCGATGTACGGCTTAGATATTAATTTTCTAAAGGATCGCGAGATTCGGCCGGTTGAGGCCTCTGCTCGTACCGCCCAAGCGGCTGCTCCAGCCGGGAGTCGGACTCCGCTACTCATTGGTTTGTTGGTGGCGGTGGCCGCTTTGGGCCTGGTCGGGGGATATTGGCTCTTGTTGCAGCAGCGGATTAGTCGTTTAGAGGCGCGGGAAGCGGAACTCGATCAGCAAATTGCGACGATTCAAAGTCAGCTGCAGCAAATTGAGACCGTGCAGCAGCAGATTGCGCTGGTAGAGGCGGAGAATCAGGCGTTCGTGAATGTGTTTAACCAGATTCGCCCCTGGTCGGCCTTTTTGAAGGAGTTGCGCGATCGCACCCCGGCCCGCATTCAAATTGTCTCGGTCTCGCAAACGGCAGGCACCACCCTACCCGGTCCTCCGACGGCTGAGGGAGCAACTGAGGAATCCGGTACGCCGCCGCCCGTCACTGGGGGCGTTGAAATTGCGGGAGTGGCCTGTTCTTTTAACGATGTCAATGACTTTTTGTTGACCTTGCAGCGATCGCCCTTGCTCAATGCCAGCAGCGTCACTATCGACGAATCGACCCGGCAAGATGAGCTGTTAGATCCCCAAGTTCAAGGGGTGTGTCCCAATTCGCCGCCCAATCGACCCGAGATTTTGGTGGACTTTACTCTGTCAGGCAACTTTACCGACGTGCCCTCAGAAGACTTGCTCGACGTTTTAGACCGTCAAGGGGCAGTGGGCTTGGCGACTCGTATCCGTGCCCTTCGTGATTCAGGAGTAATCGAAACACCATGACTTTTTCTGATGATTTCGTCCCTGTTGAGGACGCGGAAGAACTAGAAGGCCCGAGTTATCCGACGGTCTTTGGCATCGAGCTAACTCCTAAAGTTCAAGGCATTGCGTTGGCGGTGCTCGGCGTCGGTGGTGCGGTTTTCTTATTTACGCGACTGGTGAGCCCGGTGCAAGATACGCTTACCGAGCTTGAGCAACGCATTGAGGAAAAAGAGGACACGCTGGCCAATCAGGCTGAGAGTCTGCGCCAAATTGAAGAGGTGCAAGCCGAGCTCGATCGCGTGATTTCGCAGCGAGAAGGCATTTACAGCCTCCTGGGAGATCCCAACAGCTTTGATACGTTGTTGCTCGATACTAACCAGCAAATTGAGAAAAGTAATGCCGCGATCGCGGGGGCGATCGCAGGCAATTTGACCCAAGCCCAATCGGCTGAGCTGGCCTCCTTAGGCTTTAACAACACCGAAATTAATCGGATTTTTCAAGAAATTGCTGACGATCCCGTCGTGCAGCGATCGCTGTTCACCTCAGAACTGTCATCGTTTGATCCGCTGGGACTACCAGAAATTGTCGGGGAAGAATACGGTGCCGAACTCTCAGGCAAGCTCGAACGGCAAATCGTGGAAGTTAGCTTTAGCGCCTTGTTCAATCAGACTCAGAGCATTCTGTATAACCTTGAGCGGTTAGAGCCCTTGCTGATTATTCGAGACTTTAACCAAGAGGCCTCTGAGATTGATGGTGACCTCTCGGAAGAGGAAGCCAACCGTCTAGGCATTCGCCCCCTCGAAACTTCTTTCACGATGGAAGTTTTAGTGCCTTTAGGCGATCCGAGTGAGCCTCCTACGCCGGTTGCACCGGAACCCGCTGAAGGCGAAGAAGGGGCCGAGGGTGAAGCGACCGAAGCCAGTGACGAGGGCTAACCACATGGCCTAATTTTACGAGCGCTCATTGTCCCAGGCGCTGTCAACCAGACCCAGAACCTACGTGAGGAGAGTGAACTGTGAAACGATTATTAGGATATGGCAGTTGTTTAGCTAGCACCACTTTGTTGGCGGTTGTCGCCCACCCAGTGATGGCGGCTTCGACGGTGATTACCGGCGTTGAAATTGTGCCGACTGATGGCGGTGCTCAAATTGTGTTGGCCACGGCAGAGGGGGATACGCCCCAGGTATTTGCCGTCAACCAGGGCAATACTTTGCGAGCCGACATTGTGCGGACTCAATTGCAGTTGCCTGAGGGCGATCGCTTTGTGCAACAAAATCCGGCCCCTGGCATCGCAGAAATTGCGATCGTGCCTCTGGATGACAACAGTGTGCGCCTGATGGTCAGCGGCAACGGCAGCGTTCCCACCAGCGTCGTGGGTACCTCCGCCAACGGCGGCGTCATTATCGATGTCGCGACTAATGGCAGCGGTTCGGCTCCCCAAGCTAGCACTCCGGTGCCCAGCAATATCGAAACCGTTCCCAGCGACGAGCCCGTCCTCATCCCGGTAGAGCAGCCAGATACCGTCGCCCAGGCTGAAACCGCCGAACCCACTGAAGAAGCAACCCCAGCGCCCCCTCAACCGGATGTGCTGGTACCCAACCCGCAAGTGGTGATCGATGGTGTCCCTGTCGATGCCCCTGCTGTGCAGACCGCGCCGCCCTTCTTACCGTCTGCCGTGGCACCGCCCGTCGGTGATATTGCTGTCTCCGAAACCGTCCCGAGCTTTGGGTCGGTCGATCTGGGCACTACCGAACGAGTACCCCGTCTGGTGCTCCGCGATGCCCCCTCGCGCGAAGTCTTGAACTTACTCGCCCGAGCCGCTGGCTTGAACCTCGTTTTTATTGACGCTGGCGGCGGTGAAGGTGAAGGCGCCAGCGCTGGTAGTGGTGAAGGTCCTCCAATTACCTTAGACATTGAAAATGAATCGGTGCAAGACGTATTTAACAGCGTTTTGCGAGTGACTGGTTTGCAGGCTAACCGCGTTGGTCGCACCATCTATGTGGGGACGAGTCTGCCTAACTCTGCGCGTAACATTGTGATGCGCACCTTACGGCTCAACCAAATCGATGCTCCCCAAGCCAGCAACTTTTTAGTCGGTCTTGGAGCTGAGCGAGCTGTTAGCCGTGAGCGCGAAGTCCAAACGGTTTCGGCTATCGATGTTGAACAGGGTTTGTCAGAGACTGAAGTTGAAACCACTACTGAAGAGGTGGTTGAGACGAGCCGGGCAGACTTTCAGGACAGCATCCCTATTTTCCGAGGGCTGCAAGTGATTGCCGAAGAAAGAACCAATTCTATTACGCTGGTAGGCAGTCCTGAATTAGTACAGCTAGCCACCGCACAACTTGTGCGGCTAGACCTTCGCCGCCGTCAAGTTGCTATCAATCTCAAAGTCATTGACGTTGACCTTAATGCCATTGATGCGTTTGGTACTAGTTTCTCGTTCTCTGCCGGAGACGCTGATCTCATCCAAGCTGGTGGAGTTGGAGTAATTAACTTTGGCGCAGGCTCAAGATCTCCAGCAACGCCTTCAGCATTACCCAATAGCCCGCCTATTGGCCCTCAAAGTCCGCTAGGAAATGGTCTATTCTCAATCGTCGATGATTTTATATTTCAGCTTCAGGCCACGGTGTCAGAAGGTAATGCCAAGATCCTGACTGATCCAACCTTGATTGTCCAAGAAGGGCAAACGGCTAGTGTAGAACTGACACAAGATGTTCCGACTGACGTGGAAACGACGATTGAAACGACTGATAGCGGCACTAATACATCAGTCAATGTGACCTTTGAACCGGCAGGGTTGATTTTGCAGGTTGATGTCGATCGCATCGATGATAATGGTTTCGTAACCCTATCAGTTGCACCAAGCATCACCTCGCCGACAGATACTTTCACGATTAACTCAGCAGGTTTTAGTAATACCGTGTTCTTGCTGAATAATCGCCAGCTGCAGTCTGGCTCTGTGCGGGTAAGAGATGGTCAAACCCTCGTTCTTTCCGGCATTATTCAAGAAACTGAGCGCAGCAGCGTGAGTAAGATTCCCATTTTGGGTGACATTCCCATTTTGGGTTCTTTGTTCCGTAGTACGGTGAACGACAACCAGCGACAGGAATTGATTGTGCTGTTGACGCCGGAAATTTTGGATGACACTGACCAGTCGGCGTTTGGCTATAGCTATACGCCGAGTGATGAGGTGCAAGAGATTATTGAGCGATCGCGGCAACGCTAAACCCTGATTCCCGTAGGTCATTCTTCTCTGGTTCTGGTTAAATGGCTATAGTCTTTGTGCGTCAAGGGCTTTAGCCATTTTTTTGTGGGTTTGGCAACGCCTCAAACCCTTGTAATTACGTTACCTTTCGTTAAAAAACGCCGAAAACGACATTAATTAAAGCTTTGGACGATCCATATTTTGGAAGTTGCCCTTAGAATAGGGCAGTGAAATTCCGGGATGTCAGGGGTTTCAGCGATTTCAGCCGCCGGGCTGTGATGTGGCCCCACTTAGTGGGGTGGCGATCGCCCCCTCTCTAGTCCCTATTCCCCCTAAAGGAGACTCACAGACATGAATAAAGGTGAATTGGTTGACAAGATTGCTGAGAAGTCTGAGGTGACCAAAAAGGAAGCCGATAAGGTTCTCACGGCAGCAGTTGATGTCATCATGGAAGCGGTATCGAGCGGCGAAAAAGTTACCCTCGTGGGCTTTGGTTCGTTTGAGCGGCGCGATCGCAAAGAGCGAGAAGGCCGTAACCCCAAGACGGGTGAAACCATGGTGATTCCGGCTACTAAGGTGCCTGCTTTTTCCGCTGGTAAGCAGTTCAAAGAAATGGTGGCTGAATAAGCCCTTTCAAATTCCGTTGGCAGATAGTCTGTTTAATAATCGACCGCATCACGGGGGGAACTTAGCTTGGGCTGCGCAAGTGGCTGGCTGTTCCCCCTTTGCTTTGCTCGATTTTTCCGCCAGTATTAGCCCGCTGGGGCCGCCACCATCGGCGATCGCCGCCATCCAAGATGGCTTGCTGCAGTTGGCGCAGTATCCCGACCCGCAATACGCAAAACTCCGTCAGCAGCTCGCCCAGCATCATCATCTTGCTCCGGATTGGGTCCTCCCCGGCAATGGGGCCGCCGAATTGCTGACCTGGGCCGGACGTGATCTCGCCGCCCTAGAAGCAACTTATTTATTGACGCCCGCCTTTGGGGATTATGGGCGATCGCTCCGCGCTTTTGCCGCCCATCAGCAAGCGATTCCATTACCGTTGACTGCCGTAGCTAGCGGCAAAATTGATTGGTTAACGGTGGTGACTCAAGGCTTAATGCATGATCCAGCCCGGTGTGGTCTCTTACTCAACACCCCCCATAACCCGACGGGCCTCTTAATGCCGCTATCCGTGTTGGAAACCTTGCTCAGTCTGTTTCGACTAGTGGTAGTGGATGAAGCCTTTATGGATTTTGTGATTCCGAGTGAGCAGCAAAGCTTGATTCCCCAGATTGCTCGCTGGCCCAACCTGATAATTGTGAGATCGCTCACTAAGTTTTACAGCTTGCCAGGTTTACGCTTGGGATATGCGATCGCTCAGCCCCAGCACCTGAAACGATGGCAGCAGTGGCGCGATCCTTGGTCGGTGAATGCCCTGGCAGCAGCGGCGGTCACCGTATTGCAAGATCACGACTTTCAACAGCGCACTTGGCAATGGCTCGGCGAGGCCCGTCCGGCCTTATTCCAGGAGTTAGCGGCCATTCCGGGGGTGCATCCGCTGCCTGGGCGGGCCAATTATTTGCTCGTGCGGTGCGATCGCTCCGTCACTGCTCTCCAGCAAACACTGTTGCAGCGCGATCGGATTTTGATCCGTGATTGTTTGAGCTTTCCTGAATTGGGCGATCGCTACTTTCGAGTGGCAGTGCGGCTTCCTGAAGAGAATGAACGGTTGGTTGACGCATTACGCCGTGTCATGACCTGAGATGATTGCTGTCTGCCTAGGCGATCGTGAGCAATGACTCGTCTGCCGCCGTTTCTATTGCCAGTTGTTTGATCGGAATAGTAATGATAAATTCCGTCTCGCTACCTAGATGAGACTCACAGTGCAACTGGCCCTGGTGTTTTTCGACCACGAGCTGTCGACAAATTGGTAGTCCCAATCCGGTGCCCTTCCCTATTTCTTTAGTGGTGAAAAAGTCATTGAAAATTTTGCTGCGGACCTCCTCTGACATGCCTCCGCCATTGTCGACGATGTGAATTGCGACCTGGCCATCGCCCAAATCTTGCGTTTTGATCTGAATTTTGGGGATGAATGCTTGCCCCGCTGCCCGTTGTCTTTCGCTATGTTCTTCCAGAGCGTCTAGCGCATTGCTCAGCAAATTCATAAAGACTTGGTTGAGCTGGCTCGCATAGCACTCCACCAAAGGCAAATCGCCATAGTCCTTGATAATTTTGACGGCGGGTAAAGTGTCCGTCGATTTCAACCGATGCTGCAAAATGAGCAGGGTGCTGTCGATCCCTTCGTGAATATCGACTGCTTTGAAGTCGGCCTCATCCAACCGCGAGAAGTTGCGTAATGAGAGGACGATTTGGCGAATGCGATCGGCTCCCAACTTCATCGAGTTGATGAGTCGGGGTAAGTCGGCTTGCAAAAATTCCAGATCGACGTCTTCAACGTACTTTTGCACAGCCTCCGGCAGTTCTGGTACTTCGGTTTGAATGCACTCAATTAGGCCCAGCAGGTCGCGCATGTATTCTTCAGCTGGCTTTAAATTGCCATAGATAAAGTTGATGGGGTTGTTGATTTCATGGGCAATGCCTGCGACGAGTTGGCCCAACGAAGACATTTTTTCGCTCTGCACCAGCTGAATTTGGGTTTGTTTGACGGTTTCGAGGGCTTGCCTGAGTTCGGCGGTGCGCGTCTCGACTTGGGCTTCGAGGGTTTGGTTAAGCTGGCGCAGTTGCAAATGCACGTTGATGCGAGCCAATACCTCTTCATGTTGAATCGGTTTGGTAATGTAATCTACCGCTCCGAGTTGGAGCCCTTTGACTTTATCGACGGTGTCCGAAAGTGCCGTCATAAAGATGACCGGAATGTCTTGAGTGGCTACTGCGGCTTTGAGGCGGCGACAGGTTTCAAAGCCATCGATGCCGGGCATCATCACGTCGAGCAAAATTAAGTCTGGCAAGCTGTTTTCGAGTCGTTGCAGGGCGATTTCGCCGCTTTTGGCGATCGCGACCCGATAGCCAGAGGCATCCAGCAGATCGAACAGCACCTGAATATTGGTGGGAGTATCATCCACCACAAGTATGGTTTGTTGCATCATGTCAGCTTGGGTTTCCATCAGTCTCAGTCAGCGTCGATATAAGGGGCAATTAGCGTCACGATCGCGGCATCGTCAAAATTGCGGGCTAGCTCTAACACTTGATTGGCAAACAGTTCGTAAGCGGGGGATAACGCCCGCAAACGTTCGGCCTCTTGTTGGATGTCTTGAATGAAGCCCCCCTGGGCAGCGGTATGAAGAGCCTGTAATTCAGCCGCAGGCGGCACCTCAAACGTGTCTTCGGCGGCGGTGACGGCCGTCATTGCAGGAGCGGCGGTGGGAGTTTGGTCATAGATCCACTCCAGCGATAGCAGCGCCCCAATTTCGGCCAGCAGGGTT contains the following coding sequences:
- a CDS encoding ABC transporter substrate-binding protein, whose translation is MSTLPRFWKRFGLLMLLGVLMSWLISCGNPSATSESSADGSQEVEFWTMQLQPDFTDYFNELIANFEAENPGITVRWIDVPWGDMQSKILTAVSAGTAPDVVNLNPDFASQLASKQAWLPLDDRISPAEKSLYLDKIWQANTLNGESFGLPWYLTTRVTLYNTELFEAAGITEPPTTYEELATAAQQIKDATGKYAFFISFVPEDAADVLQSFVQMGVPLVDDQGNAAFNTPEGKAVFQYWTDLYQQELLPREVLTQGHRRAVELYQAGETAILASGAEFLSTIENNAPDIAAATASAPQISGETAKKNVAVMNLVIPRSTDAPEAALKFALYVTNDANQLTFAKAANVLPSTTQALSDSYFTEPPTDAEPVTLARSVSAGQMADAEVLIPAMEDVKTLQKAIYTNLQAAMLGQKTVDEAVADAAAEWDAR
- the purT gene encoding formate-dependent phosphoribosylglycinamide formyltransferase → MAQEAGTTWGTPTLAGAKRLLLLGSGELGREVALEAMRLGWEVIAADAYAHAPAMQMAHRFHVIDMLDGDRVRQLIEQEKPDLIVPEVEAIATDTLVALEAEGWTVVPTAKATRLTMNREGIRRLAAEELQLRTSPYQFAGTLAEYRAAVEAIGLPCVVKPIMSSSGKGQSLVRSPEDIDAAWDYAYSAGRGKVQRVIVEGFIEFETEITLLTVRAQDGTFFCPPIGHRQEDGDYRESWQPCGLHPDTVAECQRVAGQITDALGGWGLFGVELFIAGSPDQPQMVYFSEVSPRPHDTGMVTMVSQNMSEFELHVRAITGLPIGQIELLQPGASAVILAPGSSNQPRYAGVAEALSVPTSKVRLFGKPRCHLNRRMGVALALGDSVEEAKERAIACASKVQVLL
- the pilM gene encoding type IV pilus assembly protein PilM — its product is MNIIQSLFSSKRQSVGIELTPERVNLARVRKQGQKLKLETRTSVELPEGAFQEGQIIDSPAVAEAIQTGLADSRIKVKYATTAIPGRAITRVIPVPSELDEDELREMVLNQEASLYLPFPREEADVDYQKLGFFVDEDGIEKVQVLLVAVRKEVTDSYVETFQQAGINLAVLETSSFALIRTIRDQLRQFTPQEAAAIVDIGFESTEISIVVDGIPHFSRSVPIGTFQIQGALSRAMNLPPSRNTDLLKGMTVPTTPMDTVGSPQPISGGASNPGTAAMLRILGELSDELRRSIDFYLNQAEDMEVAQLLLAGSGAAIGQLDEFFAQRLSLPASQVDPVAALSLELAEEIEEEERPGLATVIGLGLREV
- a CDS encoding PilN domain-containing protein; the encoded protein is MYGLDINFLKDREIRPVEASARTAQAAAPAGSRTPLLIGLLVAVAALGLVGGYWLLLQQRISRLEAREAELDQQIATIQSQLQQIETVQQQIALVEAENQAFVNVFNQIRPWSAFLKELRDRTPARIQIVSVSQTAGTTLPGPPTAEGATEESGTPPPVTGGVEIAGVACSFNDVNDFLLTLQRSPLLNASSVTIDESTRQDELLDPQVQGVCPNSPPNRPEILVDFTLSGNFTDVPSEDLLDVLDRQGAVGLATRIRALRDSGVIETP
- a CDS encoding AMIN domain-containing protein translates to MKRLLGYGSCLASTTLLAVVAHPVMAASTVITGVEIVPTDGGAQIVLATAEGDTPQVFAVNQGNTLRADIVRTQLQLPEGDRFVQQNPAPGIAEIAIVPLDDNSVRLMVSGNGSVPTSVVGTSANGGVIIDVATNGSGSAPQASTPVPSNIETVPSDEPVLIPVEQPDTVAQAETAEPTEEATPAPPQPDVLVPNPQVVIDGVPVDAPAVQTAPPFLPSAVAPPVGDIAVSETVPSFGSVDLGTTERVPRLVLRDAPSREVLNLLARAAGLNLVFIDAGGGEGEGASAGSGEGPPITLDIENESVQDVFNSVLRVTGLQANRVGRTIYVGTSLPNSARNIVMRTLRLNQIDAPQASNFLVGLGAERAVSREREVQTVSAIDVEQGLSETEVETTTEEVVETSRADFQDSIPIFRGLQVIAEERTNSITLVGSPELVQLATAQLVRLDLRRRQVAINLKVIDVDLNAIDAFGTSFSFSAGDADLIQAGGVGVINFGAGSRSPATPSALPNSPPIGPQSPLGNGLFSIVDDFIFQLQATVSEGNAKILTDPTLIVQEGQTASVELTQDVPTDVETTIETTDSGTNTSVNVTFEPAGLILQVDVDRIDDNGFVTLSVAPSITSPTDTFTINSAGFSNTVFLLNNRQLQSGSVRVRDGQTLVLSGIIQETERSSVSKIPILGDIPILGSLFRSTVNDNQRQELIVLLTPEILDDTDQSAFGYSYTPSDEVQEIIERSRQR
- a CDS encoding HU family DNA-binding protein, which codes for MNKGELVDKIAEKSEVTKKEADKVLTAAVDVIMEAVSSGEKVTLVGFGSFERRDRKEREGRNPKTGETMVIPATKVPAFSAGKQFKEMVAE
- the cobD gene encoding threonine-phosphate decarboxylase CobD; amino-acid sequence: MADSLFNNRPHHGGNLAWAAQVAGCSPFALLDFSASISPLGPPPSAIAAIQDGLLQLAQYPDPQYAKLRQQLAQHHHLAPDWVLPGNGAAELLTWAGRDLAALEATYLLTPAFGDYGRSLRAFAAHQQAIPLPLTAVASGKIDWLTVVTQGLMHDPARCGLLLNTPHNPTGLLMPLSVLETLLSLFRLVVVDEAFMDFVIPSEQQSLIPQIARWPNLIIVRSLTKFYSLPGLRLGYAIAQPQHLKRWQQWRDPWSVNALAAAAVTVLQDHDFQQRTWQWLGEARPALFQELAAIPGVHPLPGRANYLLVRCDRSVTALQQTLLQRDRILIRDCLSFPELGDRYFRVAVRLPEENERLVDALRRVMT
- a CDS encoding sensor histidine kinase, producing the protein METQADMMQQTILVVDDTPTNIQVLFDLLDASGYRVAIAKSGEIALQRLENSLPDLILLDVMMPGIDGFETCRRLKAAVATQDIPVIFMTALSDTVDKVKGLQLGAVDYITKPIQHEEVLARINVHLQLRQLNQTLEAQVETRTAELRQALETVKQTQIQLVQSEKMSSLGQLVAGIAHEINNPINFIYGNLKPAEEYMRDLLGLIECIQTEVPELPEAVQKYVEDVDLEFLQADLPRLINSMKLGADRIRQIVLSLRNFSRLDEADFKAVDIHEGIDSTLLILQHRLKSTDTLPAVKIIKDYGDLPLVECYASQLNQVFMNLLSNALDALEEHSERQRAAGQAFIPKIQIKTQDLGDGQVAIHIVDNGGGMSEEVRSKIFNDFFTTKEIGKGTGLGLPICRQLVVEKHQGQLHCESHLGSETEFIITIPIKQLAIETAADESLLTIA